From the Phyllopteryx taeniolatus isolate TA_2022b chromosome 16, UOR_Ptae_1.2, whole genome shotgun sequence genome, one window contains:
- the tmem100a gene encoding transmembrane protein 100, giving the protein MPEDAVQDPMKTPASTEKSAGGAERLAVATTTVNIPLVNEVQLTAATGGAELSCYRCTVPFGVVVLIAGVVVTAVAYSFNSHGSTISYFGLVLLSAGLVLLASSAVCWRVRLERKKERRRESQTALVTNQRNLFT; this is encoded by the coding sequence ATGCCGGAAGACGCCGTTCAGGACCCCATGAAAACCCCAGCGAGCACAGAGAAATCCGCCGGCGGTGCCGAGCGCCTCGCCGTCGCCACGACGACGGTCAACATCCCCCTGGTCAACGAGGTCCAGCTGACGGCGGCGACGGGCGGCGCCGAGCTGTCGTGCTACCGCTGCACGGTCCCGTTCGGCGTGGTGGTCCTGATCGCCGGCGTGGTGGTGACGGCCGTGGCTTACAGCTTCAACTCGCACGGCTCCACCATCTCCTACTTCGGACTGGTGCTGCTCTCGGCCGGACTGGTGCTGCTGGCGTCCAGCGCCGTCTGCTGGAGAGTCCGACTGGAACGCAAAAAGGAGCGGCGGCGCGAAAGCCAGACGGCGCTGGTGACCAATCAGAGGAACCTTTTCACGTGA